A single region of the Eremothecium gossypii ATCC 10895 chromosome V, complete sequence genome encodes:
- a CDS encoding SCO family protein (Syntenic homolog of Saccharomyces cerevisiae YBR037C (SCO1) and YBR024W (SCO2)) — translation MISRTRCLQAAAGIARQRAAFGGVREFSRTRLATQEAPAGPEAPGKRRPLSRIPLGAQETHSQRVEGGAIEFTTWKAAAVLLVLGGGLFYVFSREKRRLEVQREAEANRGYGRPAVGGPFQLVDFNGNEFTEKNLLGRFSLVYFGFTHCPDICPAELDKLAAWLRGLKQRGIDVQPIFVTCDPARDPPAVLKEYLAEFHPDIVGLTGSYEEVKKACKQYRVYFSTPPNVKPGQDYLVDHSIFFYLMDPEGAFVDVLGRQYDEQTGQAKIEEHVKAYVPAAEREKRKEKWYSFLF, via the coding sequence ATGATCAGTAGGACTCGGTGTTTGCAGGCAGCTGCGGGAATTGCAAGGCAGAGAGCAGCGTTTGGCGGGGTGCGGGAGTTCTCGCGGACACGGCTGGCGACGCAGGAGGCGCCGGCGGGGCCAGAGGCGCCGGGCAAGCGGCGGCCGCTGAGCCGGATCCCGCTGGGGGCGCAGGAAACGCACTCGCAGCGGGTCGAGGGCGGGGCGATCGAGTTCACGACGTGgaaggcggcggcggtgctgctggtgctcGGCGGCGGGCTGTTCTACGTGTTTTCGCGCGAGAAGCGGCGGCTGGAGGTGCAGCGGGAGGCGGAGGCGAACCGGGGGTACGGGCGGCCGGCGGTGGGCGGGCCGTTCCAGCTGGTGGACTTCAACGGCAACGAGTTCACGGAGAAGAACCTTCTCGGGCGGTTCTCGCTGGTGTACTTCGGTTTCACGCACTGCCCGGACATCTGCCCTGCGGAGCTGGACAAGCTGGCGGCGTGGCTACGCGGACTGAAACAACGGGGCATCGACGTGCAGCCGATCTTCGTGACGTGCGACCCTGCGCGGGACCCGCCGGCGGTGCTGAAGGAGTACCTGGCCGAGTTCCACCCCGACATCGTGGGGCTGACGGGCAGCTACGAGGAGGTGAAGAAGGCGTGCAAGCAGTACCGGGTCTACTTCTCGACGCCGCCGAACGTGAAGCCGGGCCAGGACTACCTGGTGGACCACTCGATCTTCTTCTACCTGATGGACCCGGAGGGCGCGTTCGTGGACGTGCTGGGACGGCAGTACGACGAGCAGACTGGCCAGGCGAAAATCGAGGAGCACGTCAAGGCATACGTTCCTGCGGCTGAGCGCGAGAAGCGGAAGGAAAAGTGGTATTCCTTCCTGTTCTGA
- the CHS2 gene encoding chitin synthase CHS2 (Syntenic homolog of Saccharomyces cerevisiae YBR038W (CHS2)) has product MVANPFLSEESDRAGGPMHGERAIPPLPRSPGRLAPSRAATRYSPQRPERGGLAERAHLAPNRYEANLSLSPSRNMHTVLDMGFEASDSDSDSERSPVAPSSHGGRTHGGRPSMGSAYSPRKADDDGSSSVLSGATIGQTNFQLNHPQKRYIRRGKSEVRRTPPLAKQKNILKLDNPIPRGLLDILPRRDSPEFTEMRYIACTVEPDMYVEQGYSLRMAEMDRECQVVVCVTMYNEDKYALARTLHSIQRNISHLCRRKKSQVWGKNGWKKVQVIIVSDGRNKINSGSLDYLSALGVYQEDMAKSTVNGEPVRAHIFELTTQVSINDQLNYKSENIVPCQMVFCLKEENQKKINSHRWLFNAFCRVLDPTVVMLVDVGTRLNDTAVYHLWKAFDMDSNVAGAAGQVKTMKGKYGCKLLNPLVASQNFEYKMSNILDKPLESMFGYISVLPGALSAYRYRALQNNEDGTGPLYSYFLGESIEGRNCNVFTANMYLAEDRILCWELVAKRDAKWVLKYVKEAQGETDVPEEPPEFISQRRRWLNGAMFAALYAQLHFFQIWGTKHSLRRKIFFHIEFLYQFFQMFFSWFSISNFFLTFYYLAGSMIGVLKNGKAVFTFFKYLIICDLAAIFIISMGNSPQGANHLFIISMFLLSVCSTYALVCGITFAAKTLTAISTPSAAFSNIMVSLLSTYGLYILSSFLYLDPWHIFTSSIQYFLMLPSFVCTLQIFAFCNTHDVSWGTKGASQGSKPKSEAMVTQGPDGKQIVEGTEWPQDIDNKYQEIKSRLKSDEVVEIKVDPIQKQADHYRDVRTRIVMLWMLSNLILIMMITQIYSPEETSNNKYLVFVLGSVAGLAAFRFLGSFSFLVIKYTRMIVKWKRKSAQIAK; this is encoded by the coding sequence ATGGTGGCAAACCCGTTTCTGAGCGAGGAGTCGGACCGCGCAGGCGGGCCGATGCACGGCGAGCGCGCAATTCCGCCGCTTCCGCGGTCGCCAGGCCGCCTGGCGCCGTCGCGGGCCGCGACGCGGTACTCACCGCAGCGGCCAgagcgcggcgggctgGCGGAGCGAGCGCACCTGGCGCCCAATCGATATGAGGCGAACCTGAGCCTGTCACCGAGCCGGAACATGCACACGGTGCTGGATATGGGGTTCGAAGCGAGCGACAGCGACAGCGACAGCGAGCGGTCGCCAGTGGCGCCGAGCAGCCACGGCGGGCGGACGCACGGCGGGCGGCCGTCGATGGGCAGCGCGTACAGTCCGCGCAAGGCCGATGACGACGGCTCCAGCAGCGTGCTGTCTGGCGCGACAATCGGCCAAACGAACTTCCAGCTGAACCACCCGCAGAAGCGGTATATTCGGCGGGGGAAGTCGGAGGTGCGGCGTACGCCGCCGCTGGCAAAACAGAAGAACATTCTGAAGCTGGACAACCCGATCCCGCGAGGGCTGCTTGACATCTTGCCGCGGCGCGACTCGCCCGAGTTCACCGAGATGCGGTATATTGCCTGCACGGTTGAACCAGATATGTACGTAGAACAGGGATACAGCCTGCGGATGGCGGAGATGGACCGCGAGTGTCAGGTGGTGGTGTGCGTCACCATGTACAATGAGGACAAGTACGCGCTTGCCAGGACCCTGCACTCCATCCAGCGGAACATCTCGCACCTGTGCAGGCGGAAGAAGTCCCAGGTGTGGGGCAAAAACGGCTGGAAGAAAGTGCAGGTGATTATCGTGAGTGATGGCAGGAATAAAATCAACAGTGGCTCGTTGGACTATCTGAGCGCGCTCGGTGTGTACCAGGAAGACATGGCAAAATCCACGGTTAATGGTGAGCCTGTGCGGGCACACATTTTTGAGCTGACGACGCAGGTGTCCATCAACGACCAGCTGAACTACAAAAGCGAGAACATTGTCCCGTGCCAGATGGTGTTCTGCCTGAAGGAGGAAAACCAAAAGAAGATCAACTCACATCGGTGGCTTTTCAACGCATTTTGCCGCGTTTTAGACCCCACCGTTGTCATGCTTGTTGATGTGGGCACCAGGCTGAACGATACCGCTGTCTACCACCTATGGAAGGCTTTTGACATGGACTCCAACGTcgcaggcgcggcgggccAGGTGAAAACCATGAAGGGCAAGTATGGCTGCAAGCTGCTCAACCCACTGGTGGCGTCACAGAACTTTGAATATAAAATGTCCAATATCTTGGACAAGCCATTGGAAAGCATGTTTGGGTACATCAGCGTTCTTCCAGGCGCGCTATCTGCCTACCGGTACCGGGCACTACAAAATAACGAGGATGGCACGGGCCCACTGTACTCATACTTCCTCGGCGAATCGATTGAAGGCAGAAACTGCAATGTCTTCACCGCGAATATGTACCTGGCAGAAGATAGAATTTTATGCTGGGAGCTAGTGGCCAAACGTGACGCCAAGTGGGTTCTAAAGTACGTGAAAGAAGCACAGGGCGAAACAGACGTTCCCGAAGAACCTCCTGAGTTTATCTCTCAGAGAAGGCGCTGGCTAAACGGTGCAATGTTTGCAGCACTCTACGCCCAACTTCATTTTTTCCAGATCTGGGGCACGAAGCATTCTTTAAGGAGAAAGATTTTTTTCCATATTGAGTTCTTGTACCAATTTTTCCAGATGTTTTTCTCCTGGTTCTCGATTTCTAACTTTTTCCTTACATTCTACTACCTGGCAGGTTCTATGATCGGTGTGCTTAAAAATGGTAAAGCCGTGTTTACGTTTTTCAAGTACCTGATAATATGTGATTTGGCAGCCATATTCATAATCTCAATGGGCAATAGTCCTCAGGGTGCCAATCATTTGTTCATCATATCCATGTTCCTTCTTTCTGTCTGTTCTACTTATGCATTAGTGTGTGGTATTACTTTTGCCGCCAAAACTCTCACCGCAATTTCGACTCCATCAGCTGCCTTTTCGAACATTATGGTTTCGCTCTTGTCGACTTATGGACTTTACATCCTTTCTTCTTTCTTGTACCTTGATCCATGGCATATTTTTACTTCATCCATACAGTACTTCCTCATGTTGCCCAGTTTTGTTTGCACCTTACAGATATTTGCCTTCTGTAATACGCACGATGTTTCCTGGGGTACAAAAGGCGCTTCGCAGGGGTCCAAGCCAAAGTCTGAAGCTATGGTTACCCAGGGCCCCGATGGCAAACAAATAGTTGAGGGTACTGAATGGCCACAGGACATCGATAATAAATACCAGGAAATCAAGAGTCGTCTAAAATCGGATGAAGTGGTAGAAATAAAAGTTGATCCTATCCAAAAGCAAGCAGATCACTACCGTGATGTGCGGACTAGAATTGTCATGTTATGGATGCTTTCCAATTTGATTTTGATCATGATGATAACCCAAATATACTCACCTGAAGAAACCTCTAATAACAAATATTTGGTTTTTGTCTTGGGATCAGTCGCTGGTCTGGCTGCCTTCAGGTTTTTAGGCTCCTTTTCTTTCCTGGTCATAAAATACACTAGAATGATCGTTAAGTGGAAACGTAAAAGTGCCCAAATTGCAAAGTGA
- the CHS3 gene encoding chitin synthase CHS3 (Syntenic homolog of Saccharomyces cerevisiae YBR023C (CHS3)), with the protein MSDDYYMFDNESLLKSSPQDNLVQRTGSLVRPERNHMNDPSHPHHYYARKAKETRVSVNPSSTGIMPSTDPLPSKTLNKPRPPVKPKIAKRREDDPLSLWQFYCYAITFWAPSPLLELFGMPKKERQFAWREKVGLISVIIYCGIFVAYLTFGFTNTVCNVDRQRLRNNEVAHQYLIIHGKAYNLDFSAHPAAAGIDAGSNVLYNPIAAGGKVASFLFQNVNGNCKGLIIPKENCSIPHEGLDLAWYFPCKLYSQDGSTSPEFSLSEYYDGWACHTSENARGAYYNLQPTADVYFTWEDIKNSTRNLVVYNDDVLDLDLLNWLQTEDLEIPGAFDDLKSANLKGFDISVVLSNSHDKQVARCLSEIVKVGVIDSDTVGCIASEVVLYISLVFILSIVTIKFLVSCYFHWCIARKQGASPVDNKTLAKMANDIEDWSENINSQGPIKPVQHPTGFGQSKDFNLNMFQRNRNFRLDLSQGNLDVTADLALLEKLKGFGITTMTIQSLLKELSPESTPYNIASPRSPSILPLNPLTDDFFSHNQNEHLDPSIIHPNVIPQPPPDYTPFGYPLIHGICFVTCYSENEEGLRTTLDSLSTTTYPNSHKLLMVLCDGLIKGSGNSKSTPEIALDMMEDFVVPPERVQAYSYVAVAYGTKRHNMAKVYSGFYKYDNSTVPPEKQQKVPMICIVKCGTEDEQASSKPGNRGKRDSQVILMSFLQKVTFDERMTRLEFELLKNIWQITGLMSDFYEFVLMVDADTKVYPDSLSHMVAEIVKDPKIMGLCGETKIANKRQSWVTAIQVFEYYISHHQAKAFESIFGSVTCLPGCFSIYRIKCPKGEDGYWVPILCNPDIVERYSDNVTNTLHKKNLLLLGEDRFLSSLMLKTFPKRKQIFVPKAACKTIVPDKFRVLLSQRRRWINSTVHNLIELVLINDLCGTFCFSMQFVIAIELIGTVVLPLAICLTIYVVIFAIVSKPTPVITLILLAIILGLPGILIVVTATRWSYLVWMGIYLLALPIWNFVLPTYAFWKFDDFSWGDTRQVAGGDKGNHCDGEGDFDGSLIQMKTWREYERIERLERTNKLGTTPGVGEPTSRRAFSSMDNFPAILSEQLNGSYAQQAGPLLPPLPPLPPLPALSSQSPRPRPRAP; encoded by the coding sequence ATGTCGGACGATTATTATATGTTCGATAATGAATCCTTACTGAAGAGCAGCCCTCAGGATAATCTTGTCCAACGTACTGGATCTCTAGTTAGGCCAGAACGAAATCATATGAATGACCCTTCACATCCACATCATTACTACGCAAGAAAAGCCAAGGAGACCCGTGTTAGCGTTAATCCTTCGTCTACTGGAATTATGCCAAGCACAGATCCCTTGCCTTCTAAGACTTTGAATAAACCGCGGCCTCCTGTGAAGCCTAAAATCGCTAAGAGACGGGAGGATGATCCCTTATCCCTATGGCAGTTCTACTGTTATGCTATTACGTTCTGGGCCCCAAGTCCTCTATTGGAATTATTTGGCATGCCCAAGAAGGAAAGACAATTTGCGTGGAGAGAAAAAGTTGGCCTAATATCTGTGATCATATATTGCGGTATATTCGTCGCATATTTGACCTTTGGATTTACAAATACGGTTTGTAACGTTGACAGACAACGGCTCCGCAATAATGAAGTTGCACACCAGTACCTTATCATTCACGGAAAGGCATATAACTTAGACTTTTCTGCTCAccccgctgctgctggaatCGATGCAGGAAGCAATGTCCTTTACAATCCCATTGCAGCCGGCGGCAAAGTAGCCTCATTCCTCTTTCAAAATGTTAACGGAAATTGCAAAGGCTTAATCATTCCGAAGGAGAATTGTTCAATCCCTCATGAAGGGTTGGACCTTGCATGGTACTTTCCATGTAAACTCTACTCGCAAGATGGATCAACCTCACCAGAGTTTTCTCTGAGTGAATACTACGATGGTTGGGCTTGCCATACTTCTGAAAACGCAAGAGGGGCTTATTACAATCTACAGCCTACTGCGGATGTTTATTTTACCTGGGAAGATATTAAAAATAGCACACGGAATTTGGTAGTATACAACGACGATGTTTTAGACTTGGATTTATTAAACTGGCTTCAGACAGAAGATCTTGAAATTCCAGGTGCATTCGATGACCTCAAAAGTGCCAACCTAAAGGGATTTGATATATCTGTAGTCTTATCGAACAGCCATGATAAACAAGTTGCTAGGTGTCTATCGGAGATTGTTAAAGTTGGTGTAATTGATTCAGATACAGTTGGTTGCATTGCTTCCGAAGTTGTGCTTTATATTTCGTTGGTGTTTATTCTTTCGATCGTCACCATCAAGTTTCTTGTTTCTTGTTATTTCCACTGGTGTATTGCGCGGAAACAAGGCGCCTCTCCAGTTGACAATAAGACACTAGCGAAAATGGCAAATGATATCGAAGATTGGTCTGAAAATATCAACAGTCAAGGGCctattaaacctgttcaACATCCAACAGGGTTCGGTCAATCAAAGGACTTCAATTTAAATATGTTTCAGCGGAATCGTAACTTCAGATTGGACTTGAGCCAAGGAAATCTAGATGTAACAGCGGATTTGGCCTTGCTCGAGAAATTGAAGGGCTTTGGTATTACAACCATGACGATACAAAGTTTGCTTAAGGAACTTTCACCTGAGTCAACTCCTTATAATATTGCATCACCGCGGTCGCCTTCTATTTTACCTCTAAACCCACTTACTGATGATTTCTTCTCTCACAATCAAAATGAACATTTAGATCCTTCGATCATTCACCCGAACGTTATCCCCCAGCCACCACCAGATTATACTCCGTTTGGCTATCCATTAATACATGGGATTTGTTTTGTTACGTGCTACTCAGAGAACGAAGAAGGTTTACGTACAACTTTGGACTCACTTTCCACCACAACCTACCCAAATTCTCATAAACTTTTGATGGTGCTATGTGACGGTTTGATCAAAGGTTCTGGAAATTCGAAATCAACACCAGAGATCGCTCTAGATATGATGGAAGATTTCGTGGTTCCACCTGAGCGGGTTCAAGCGTACTCCTACGTTGCTGTTGCATATGGAACAAAACGTCACAATATGGCAAAAGTTTACAGCGGCTTCTACAAGTATGATAACAGCACTGTACCTCCTGAAAAGCAGCAAAAGGTACCGATGATTTGTATTGTAAAGTGCGGGACCGAAGATGAGCAGGCCTCTTCAAAACCTGGTAATAGAGGGAAACGTGATTCTCAGGTAATACTCATGTCATTCCTACAGAAGGTGACCTTTGATGAAAGAATGACGCGTCTCGAATTCGAGCTTTTAAAAAATATCTGGCAGATTACAGGGCTCATGAGTGACTTCTACGAGTTTGTTTTAATGGTCGATGCCGACACGAAGGTTTACCCTGATTCATTGAGTCATATGGTTGCCGAGATAGTAAAAGACCCTAAAATCATGGGCCTTTGCGGAGAAACAAAAATAGCTAACAAAAGACAATCGTGGGTAACTGCCATCCAAGTTTTCGAATACTACATATCTCATCATCAAGCAAAAGCATTTGAGTCTATATTTGGGTCGGTAACATGCTTACCAGGCTGTTTTTCGATATACAGGATCAAATGCCCAAAAGGTGAAGACGGATATTGGGTCCCCATATTGTGCAACCCTGACATAGTGGAGCGATACTCTGATAATGTGACAAATACTTTGCACAAAAAGAATTTATTGTTATTGGGGGAAGATCGCTTTTTGTCATCTCTAATGTTAAAGACATTTCCCAAGAGGAAACAGATATTTGTTCCTAAAGCTGCATGCAAAACAATAGTGCCAGACAAGTTCCGGGTTCTCCTATCACAGAGGCGGAGATGGATCAACTCAACAGTTCACAATTTGATAGAGTTGGTATTAATCAATGACTTATGTGGTACGTTCTGCTTCTCCATGCAATTTGTAATTGCTATCGAGCTTATCGGAACCGTTGTCTTGCCATTAGCCATCTGCTTGACAATATATGTTGTTATTTTCGCTATAGTATCGAAACCGACTCCGGTAATTACCTTGATCCTTCTAGCCATCATTCTAGGCTTACCAGGCATTCTCATTGTTGTTACAGCTACACGGTGGTCGTATCTAGTCTGGATGGGGATATATCTCCTTGCACTACCCATTTGGAACTTCGTACTACCCACTTACGCGTTTTGGAAGTTTGATGACTTCTCCTGGGGTGACACCAGACAGGTTGCAGGCGGAGACAAAGGTAATCACTGCGACGGAGAAGGCGATTTCGATGGTTCTTTGATTCAGATGAAGACCTGGCGCGAATACGAACGCATTGAGCGGTTGGAAAGGACTAACAAATTAGGCACAACCCCTGGAGTTGGCGAGCCCACTTCAAGAAGAGCCTTTTCTTCTATGGATAACTTCCCAGCAATTTTGAGTGAACAGCTCAATGGTTCATATGCCCAGCAAGCTGGTCCGTTGTTACCGCCATTACCTCCGTTGCCCCCGTTGCCTGCGCTGAGCTCGCAATCTCCCCGCCCTCGACCCAGAGCTCCATGA
- the SHM1 gene encoding glycine hydroxymethyltransferase SHM1 (Syntenic homolog of Saccharomyces cerevisiae YBR263W (SHM1)) translates to MFIRRLHTSSRRLTCGEALRACQQTGARSANGQLMLSQHVQEFDPEMYDILTKERSRQKRSITLIPSENFTSVAVMNLLGSEMQNKYSEGYPGQRYYGGNQYIDMAESLCQKRALELYGLDPAKWGVNVQSLSGAPANLYAYSAIMEVGDRMMGLDLPHGGHLSHGYQLQNGNKISYISKYFQTMAYRVDPATGLVDYDTLSETSKLFRPKVIVAGTSAYARVLDYKRFREIADACGAYLLSDMAHVSGLVAAGVHPSPFEYSDIVTTTTHKSLRGPRGAMIFYRKGIRKVTKKGTEIMYDLDKRINFSVFPAHQGGPHNHTISALAVALKQAATPEFKNYQTAVVENAKVFGEELSKRGFSLVSGGTDTHLLLIDLSPMGIDGSRLETILERLNIAANKNTIPGDKSALYPSGLRVGTPAMTTRGFGPAEFGRVAAYINEAVKLAIGLKSQEPVDAKDAKTRLAHFKSFCAESEQVTKLANEVADWVAQYPVPGEL, encoded by the coding sequence ATGTTTATTCGTCGGTTGCATACCAGTTCGCGAAGGTTAACATGCGGCGAGGCTCTTCGTGCGTGCCAGCAAACAGGCGCTAGAAGTGCTAATGGCCAGCTGATGCTGTCGCAGCATGTACAGGAATTCGACCCGGAGATGTACGATATATTAACTAAGGAACGCTCAAGACAGAAGCGTAGTATCACTTTGATTCCAAGCGAGAACTTCACATCAGTGGCTGTTATGAACTTGCTCGGAAGTGAAATGCAAAACAAGTACTCGGAAGGGTATCCGGGTCAGCGGTATTATGGGGGTAACCAGTACATCGATATGGCAGAGTCCCTGTGCCAAAAGCGCGCTCTGGAGCTATATGGGCTAGATCCCGCCAAATGGGGCGTCAATGTACAGTCATTGTCCGGAGCACCAGCGAACCTCTATGCTTACTCAGCCATTATGGAGGTTGGCGATCGCATGATGGGTCTAGATCTTCCTCACGGTGGCCATCTGTCCCACGGTTACCAGCTACAAAATGGAAACAAAATTTCGTACATCTCCAAGTACTTCCAGACCATGGCGTACCGTGTGGACCCTGCCACAGGCTTGGTCGACTATGATACCCTGTCTGAGACCTCGAAACTCTTCAGACCTAAGGTGATTGTTGCTGGTACATCAGCATATGCGCGGGTCCTGGATTATAAGCGGTTTAGGGAGATTGCCGATGCCTGTGGCGCGTATCTCCTCTCTGATATGGCGCATGTTTCTGGTTTGGTTGCAGCTGGTGTGCACCCATCTCCCTTCGAGTACTCCGACATTGTCACCACTACCACACACAAATCCCTAAGAGGACCAAGAGGTGCCATGATTTTCTACCGGAAAGGCATTAGAAAGGTGACCAAGAAGGGAACCGAGATCATGTATGACTTGGACAAGCGCATCAACTTCTCGGTTTTCCCAGCTCACCAGGGCGGGCCACATAACCATACCATTTCCGCACTTGCCGTCGCGTTGAAGCAGGCTGCTACTCCAGAGTTCAAGAACTATCAAACCGCTGTGGTAGAGAATGCCAAAGTTTTTGGCGAAGAACTAAGTAAGCGTGGCTTTAGTCTTGTCTCCGGAGGAACTGATACACATCTGCTATTGATCGACTTGTCCCCCATGGGCATTGACGGGTCTAGGCTTGAAACTATACTGGAACGACTAAATATTGCGGCCAACAAGAACACCATCCCAGGCGACAAGTCCGCTCTATATCCTTCTGGCCTGAGAGTCGGTACGCCTGCAATGACCACCCGTGGGTTTGGCCCGGCCGAATTTGGCCGGGTTGCAGCGTATATCAACGAGGCTGTTAAACTGGCAATTGGCTTAAAGTCACAAGAGCCAGTAGACGCTAAGGACGCCAAGACCAGGTTGGCTCACTTCAAAAGTTTTTGCGCAGAATCGGAACAGGTAACCAAGCTGGCCAACGAGGTGGCAGACTGGGTTGCACAGTACCCTGTGCCAGGAGAATTGTAA
- the YPT10 gene encoding Rab family GTPase YPT10 (Syntenic homolog of Saccharomyces cerevisiae YBR264C (YPT10)): MARHYCCQVKLVLLGESSVGKSSIVTRFTTGEFRKNQATIGAAFTTRSVQWEEDAGDGSDAKEVRSVTFEIWDTAGQERYRSLAPMYYRNTDVALVVYDVTEQQSFQNARSWIDELNTYIGEAQRNDVVVRIVGNKIDLHAGGQLEQPLPSATFVSAKTGEGIEELFMDIAKHVKPERFVLQAEPQESPQRSILNVLGASSADHGCRC; this comes from the coding sequence ATGGCCAGACACTACTGCTGCCAGGTCAAGCTGGTGCTGTTAGGTGAGTCTTCAGTGGGCAAGTCATCGATTGTAACGCGATTCACGACGGGCGAGTTCCGGAAGAACCAGGCGACGATAGGAGCTGCGTTCACTACGAGGTCAGTCCAATGGGAAGAGGACGCGGGTGACGGCAGTGACGCAAAAGAAGTGCGCAGCGTCACGTTTGAGATATGGGATACTGCAGGCCAGGAGCGGTACCGGTCACTGGCACCAATGTACTATCGAAACACGGACGTAGCGCTAGTTGTGTACGATGTGACCGAGCAACAGAGCTTTCAGAACGCACGGTCGTGGATAGACGAGCTGAATACATACATTGGGGAGGCACAACGAAACGATGTGGTGGTGCGGATCGTGGGCAACAAGATTGACCTGCATGCGGGGGggcagctggagcagccACTGCCAAGTGCAACGTTTGTGTCGGCCAAGACGGGCGAGGGGATCGAGGAACTGTTCATGGACATTGCTAAGCACGTAAAACCGGAGCGTTTTGTGCTGCAGGCGGAGCCTCAGGAGTCACCGCAGCGCAGCATTCTGAATGTACTTGGCGCCAGCTCTGCAGACCACGGTTGCAGGTGCTAG